Proteins found in one Ptychodera flava strain L36383 chromosome 16, AS_Pfla_20210202, whole genome shotgun sequence genomic segment:
- the LOC139114907 gene encoding uncharacterized protein: MESEELANHRFKFTKNLLSPSRTCQIYGAKLDKKVQEVNDRVKTKEGKLKRLQQKEKRAQKIAATEVREGSTYEKDIGLSMSSEKSRVEIPEPVVAPELVSLPSGSYTPVIFDIETTSAYSTAEITQIAAVSGDSQFSQYICQHSQFVALPVKKLALP, encoded by the exons ATGGAAAGCGAAGAactagccaatcacagattcaA GTTCACGAAGAATTTACTCTCACCAAGTAGAACATGCCAAATTTATGGTGCCAAATTGGATAAGAAAGTCCAGGAAGTGAATGACAGAGTTAAGACCAAGGAAGGGAAGTTGAAGCGGCTACAG CAAAAAGAGAAAAGAGCCCAGAAGATAGCAGCCACTGAGGTTCGAGAAGGGAGTACGTATGAAAAGGATATTGGGCTGTCCATGTCATCAGAAAAATCCAGGGTTGAGATTCCAGAGCCTGTTGTAGCACCTGAACTTGTGTCTCTACCTTCAGGATCATACACACCTGTGATATTTGATATAGAAACTACATCAGCAT ACTCAACTGCAGAAATCACTCAAATTGCAGCTGTGTCAGGAGATTCCCAGTTCAGCCAGTATATTTGCCAACACAGCCAATTTGTCGCATTGCCAGTGAAAAAACTCGCCTTACCGtga